The Arachis hypogaea cultivar Tifrunner chromosome 14, arahy.Tifrunner.gnm2.J5K5, whole genome shotgun sequence genome has a segment encoding these proteins:
- the LOC112742930 gene encoding protein FAR1-RELATED SEQUENCE 5-like: protein MDVDSEPLNSEENVEDCLMTGVEETVNCTCDCGGSSSKCVVVIVDDIINQRFETSDAAYHLYVRYARCVGFGVRKGDTARGKDGTQRRRRFFYNKEGKRADKYISNLNRKREHKALTRTGCEAMLAVYFDTKTSAWRVKKLVEKHNHDLIPQCLVHLIPNHRGMNEAQKAQANTMHDNGLPSAKIMGLMVGQAGGYANVGFTKKDLDNHIERTRRAKLIGGDSNATISYLLGKADVDPMAMARYSATDESRLANLFWADGICRADYQCFGDVLAFDTTYQKNKYIRPLVIFSGCNQHRQTCIFGFALIENEQTATYTWLLQNFLDVMLNKSPSVVVTDGDEAMKAAIQEIFPNATHRLCGWHIQKNVTANIKIKGFSDDFRRCLYAPWHPNEFEEYWENMIKKYGLEENEWVLNEYQKRKSWASTYL from the coding sequence ATGGATGTTGATTCGGAACCACTCAATTCAGAAGAGAACGTTGAAGATTGCTTGATGACTGGTGTGGAAGAGACTGTAAATTGCACTTGTGATTGCGGTGGCAGCAGTAGCAAGTGTGTTGTTGTGATAGTCGATGATATTATAAACCAGAGATTTGAAACATCGGATGCAGCTTATCACTTGTATGTGCGTTATGCAAGGTGTGTCGGGTTCGGAGTTCGCAAGGGTGATACAGCGCGTGGAAAAGATGGAACACAACGCAGAAGGCGATTTTTTTACAACAAGGAAGGAAAGAGAGCCGATAAATACATCTCTAATTTGAACAGGAAGAGGGAGCATAAAGCGCTGACTCGTACGGGTTGTGAAGCCATGCTTGCGGTGTACTTTGACACCAAAACTTCAGCTTGGAGAGTTAAAAAATTAGTTGAGAAGCACAACCACGATCTTATCCCCCAATGCTTGGTACACCTAATTCCAAACCACCGTGGGATGAATGAGGCTCAAAAAGCTCAGGCAAACACCATGCACGATAATGGTCTTCCAAGCGCTAAGATAATGGGACTAATGGTAGGCCAAGCCGGGGGTTATGCTAATGTCGGGTTCACAAAGAAGGATCTGGATAACCACATTGAAAGAACTCGTCGTGCAAAGCTCATTGGTGGGGATTCTAATGCAACAATTAGCTATCTACTTGGAAAAGCCGATGTTGACCCCATGGCCATGGCAAGGTACAGTGCTACTGATGAAAGTCGGCTGGCGAATCTATTTTGGGCAGATGGCATTTGTAGGGCGGATTATCAGTGCTTTGGAGATGTGCTTGCATTTGATACAACCTATCAGAAAAATAAGTACATAAGACCGTTGGTTATCTTCTCGGGTTGTAACCAACACCGTCAAACATGCATATTTGGCTTTGCCTTGATAGAGAACGAACAAACGGCAACATATACGTGGTTGTTGCAAAACTTTCTAGATGTCATGCTGAACAAGTCTCCTAGTGTTGTGGTCACAGATGGTGATGAGGCAATGAAGGCAGCAATTCAAGAAATCTTCCCAAATGCAACTCACCGATTATGTGGCTGGCACATTCAGAAAAATGTAACGGCAAACATAAAAATCAAAGGTTTTTCCGACGACTTCAGAAGATGTTTGTATGCTCCATGGCATCCGAATGAATTTGAAGAATATTGGgagaatatgataaaaaaatatgggTTGGAGGAAAATGAATGGGTACTAAATGAGTATCAAAAGAGGAAAAGCTGGGCAAGCACCTACTTGTGA